Proteins found in one Crassostrea angulata isolate pt1a10 chromosome 3, ASM2561291v2, whole genome shotgun sequence genomic segment:
- the LOC128175534 gene encoding 39S ribosomal protein L11, mitochondrial-like, whose product MASKGKIAGKLGKNVKKAGANKQEYAPYLKVIIPAGLAVAAPPLGPQLAQRGVQIAGFCKDYNAMTAEYKPKVPLIADLKINVDRTYSISLVSPPTSYFLKQAAGIKKAAMKPGQEVAGKLSLKHIYEIAKIKETSDNRFRGMSLECICKSLIGQCHNIGIEVVRDLKPEDYGKFLKEREEIVKEQEAALEAKRQAKLLRQ is encoded by the exons ATGGCGTCGAAAGGTAAAATAGCCGGAAAGCTTGGCAAAAATGTCAAGAAAGCAGGCGCCAACAAACAAGAATATGCACCGTATCTTAAAGTTATCATACCGGCAGGTTTAGCTGTCGCAGCACCACCGCTGGGTCCTCAGCTTGCTCAG AGAGGTGTTCAAATAGCAGGATTTTGTAAAGATTACAATGCAATGACTGCTGAATACAAGCCAAAGGTTCCCTTGATAGCTGATCTGAAAATTAAT GTGGACAGAACTTATAGTATTTCCCTTGTGAGCCCTCCCACCTCATATTTCTTAAAGCAGGCGGCAGGTATAAAGAAAGCAGCCATGAAACCAG GGCAAGAAGTTGCTGGCAAATTATCTTTGAAACACATATATGAAATCGCAAAAATCAAAGAGACTTCAGACAATCGATTCCGTGGAATGTCGTTAGAATGTATTTGTAAGAGCTTAATTGGACAGTGTCATAACATTGGAATAGAGGTTGTGAGGGACTTAAAACCAGAGGATTATGGGAAATTTCTAAAAGAGAGGGAAGAAATTGTGAAAGAACAAGAAGCTGCATTGGAGGCTAAGCGACAAGCAAAATTGTTAAGACAATAA
- the LOC128175535 gene encoding zinc finger FYVE domain-containing protein 26-like: MEEKDETPCLFKLGEERVHSIQTLFRYFCYHLHRGEWELSGACVNQLNAEGISADINIKEILLGVIQFPFGGSFSGSNKGPSSPLHLSWLSLMKYKTLQDCVEERGNGILQRDVEFSLTLFETCELVPPTILKELYQYHQNVLQLETKGITQPRSPRVLTTQLLQTLLSILQQKPLLGHTLLQSLNAKSEHEQYKKNNKVLQLLYIKAISGVLDKISHPTHPVLETEGNLSKNEVENPVSSLDNYLQSLYQILSMFNPNSYENYSEIREIFGRLLELSGGEIPKLNRKSLLSALIGGQENYLVLEFLKLEYEIYVKTNGFPPNIRDDDATEETKVMLKVSKEKDVRERMHRMFLRCYINKEHFLYTVVNTAILLIKHGLFEDLSQLLASAKFDHLRPFLLLHGWSYCHSCAQAKLLLDTLKTEQWKSSHPVLESACGKLSYQIDLIQWCLDWTKPLLPVSEKGQASSNQRAADMFTGLENHSVLYVLHQSTRLATLDQQEVLNLLHKSPLQNNPDSNKAPKAVRFERDKVMDEVHIERRRDISIYTGYCAIKNVLDAIYFCAECVHEKLVNPVQESNSVTPLEHMISIMLSSGESGLSDIGYNFQEEYSKNVTEKLNGVKVSLSKLQPLTFRTEILENIFSLLFLSHEDIQESSAIFDSDSDMEDDERRRGDTIVGHASLSQSLLSEGSTSSPSYSVDERTMSEEVIEEASSSYTGGYDEPFVEVVSEVKSKRLERSASQDRSSRSAYLERLNSLKEKLAQQKGGSGNGSTISTGSTSNCQKLGFLCNEYLVRDILLMLKECLVDLTSARFQLLGKEKETLGKSVKAVIDVRLEEPLSRLVQSSVDKDALQRHVTQLQQFVSEAQWRFQLVCHENIPQTPGMVLAKPISFSLEENDEEMAFSLQQKNGPTKRNRKISSSSKDAKDEDSKTWRKPKRKRQKSGQRIRKCLVPQGIISTMLSSPETLLNMCIRKQNFNHAAEVIKLLRLDDTPQAKEVKFAEMFSKSSKKLQQLPSGQTQAFKPGKMSMKGLASVAAAGVATVSVNSVAEEILSEKNIPMIPSPRSRHVVPVKYAEYFDQNNVFMMILFDMLCTSCKSWETCNSLIDIIKTKMEVKPSKSSTHSGDDKKKTDSRIQWISSLVDKFDSLLQLAGDIDLTAPASQKDVLTVLYKHSIQTFLQTATLPLLKDDCLSYANLLIEMKKVIERTEHAFQLHGKMPLEGYIHKSPKASPGFSPSKVSPRGSPHSSPRPSPKTEDPTQTDKPVLHNAMKLLIHVMQREVPKGGVCTLLTGSPPSVTGSRDYLQNLYDHLKGLAFVVAETEAKSSDSMITPKNYFHMLSEGPIETLGRLMFSLRIFPEKLEKVAKKLSLSLTQIIVQSCCTNIPSKLPLKQEISDDISEEVLEKRVNVSSESPETVVRNILTHLVHLMKDVSAKNNPKCVFDISCAKILVRRLEYKELMAGIEAFRDLDLNLLKSRNEKLCFHGNLQNLMFLHMCLDDIDKATSNTNDLSNKIFGEVCEMEKILRMNLFSYTIGQLGKVSLFDLKFVLNRLGLPPPVEFGNILRRHMSDLDKCDPWTGFALQPEPRLLFVTTSCAESSPPLQILNPELVKSQLQSAMKEYLIHWVQIDKANNTITLPELLMWYRQDFSSEQEIFTAEHEGILHVVEGNTTGSTQAALKEMLQMDKVHGYSESIDTTGRKELPFKVRTAKFKNHFLVKFDKESSTLTSTSSTPTMAALKTHRRVSSLPKNMDLSFEHSGENKKDSSMKYQLTPVTLEYIKDESPLVATLVSLVCMDELDDIEEHLNVDYFTGSLRSRSSSEMSLVDIKSYRYQKLTRDYPILKGHILSFVIPVAGAEDPEILGSADPILKFISNNISDRVKVCMLNLHTSKEYQVTLMKLLEDLTREGKWWNVMSLLESIPIMVTRQHPDLCVLHDFALTCCVTGLVRETQSLTRSQIEKSVSCLHKFLDKELFVHLLMSVYKKLPLEESCELFDLAYYTHLHESLHSAVSTKIKELQMFLRVTECAKTLQFKLSSGTSFEKLEKEDIEGLGQLSEWRNVQDPSQASSVLSVLLRTGDYETAKHWCAYVSFPQQKSLDVIEHQLFTLLENSKSNSTKSFMILEELKQTNEKDCCRICESLLEKLTSQKDCLFVVTYMIEHLTGVLTEERVDVLHQTQIGCEMLLCMPESFVCDYRPLVSEPKLMLEQLLMNMKVELASQAFQKVQYKLEKLRSSAQRFTQQDFNKLIAEYATKALEFIVIQYAELDKDRSQSQQSNASDGSSDKLEGTTDKSPTKRTSLSESVRIRRSIDYTAILVKYSTKGFNRHPLSQSPSIGSVVKSNKVNKFVMPAEPPPREKWQPDNATQTCMVCRVERFSMFNRRHHCRRCGRVVCSSCSTKTSLVNGLEVRTCDDCYAQLFNSRKPDVEIYQQSSDNLSGSSLTSRTFGPSFATIPEHGESMNLADALHHSELIWKLKSNDPVHNKMVREDFYFEQAPSTSLCLSLLGLHSKPHKCGQLMLDLCDNLSHYLKPIAPGVPNPEVDYGLVLSMMKTLLMHSKMQYINIGDPQGLVRCETYQSHLDLLGILVEDNYTDLPTLQELTKKDYVTRMRDKLIQVERLQLAVEVSTKCGLDPAGVWAAWGMNCLINGDFPQAREKFNRCLKPLSDRNQVIYPPKLLADVIDFLESTPSAVTKHLQLMKTKRGTWQDLLADPLLVTEEGDPNSIQYVECHYYLKTYASFYTIIDFHRRNGRWMKAVQFILDQKCSKEVFVESLLIPALKVGELGKLTDQMVMLDPSLEKWNPYLTATCRHLVKNRLYHVLYEFQIFMKDFIRAAMTCINYFYQGGANSYLDLYTRISYLHTALRHMQSYLDPSEWGSVKRPTMSEESNFSTSGQSSDPVRLTQSPEDVSRNIRTVSIQIEITKYLYKCLTNPDPEVTMPTPVSDSKRPYLPTMFGNTKTRTDLVNMVLLSGNDIATAFELSYKIIKEYKLGGTAIFTHVAREMAKARRFAYVRSLLDSIAKVGFGDNDTVDEIVGACILVISNNPSETKEAENLIKLLKKDSNKINAYILCGKLRSAYLMAVKSERVEDVQRICGAAQRMGQTAVKNICDKWLQQRGKP; the protein is encoded by the exons ATGGAAGAAAAGGATGAAACTCCCTGTTTATTCAAACTAGGGGAAGAAAGAGTTCACTCCATTCAAACTctctttagatatttttgttatcATCTTCATAGAGGCGAGTGGGAGTTGTCTGGGGCTTGTGTCAATCAGTTAAACGCCGAAGGCATATCTGCTGATATCAACATCAAGGAAATTTTATTAGGTGTTATCCAGTTTCCATTTGGTGGAAG TTTTAGTGGATCAAATAAAGGACCCAGTTCACCTTTACACCTGTCATGGCTCAGTTTGATGAAATACAAGACACTACAGGATTGTGTGGAG GAACGAGGTAATGGGATATTGCAAAGAGATGTGGAGTTTTCTTTAACTTTATTTGAAACTTGTGAATTAGTACCACCAACAATACTCAAG GAGTTGTATCAGTACCACCAGAATGTGCTTCAGCTTGAGACTAAAGGTATCACACAGCCGCGCTCTCCCCGTGTTCTCACCACACAGCTGCTACAGACACTGCTGTCCATTCTACAACAGAAGCCCCTCCTTGGCCACACACTACTACAGTCTCTCAATGCTAAATCAGAACACGAACAGTACAAGAAAAACAACAAAGTATTACAGCTTCTCTACATCAAAGCCATCAGTGGAGTATTGGATAAGATCTCACATCCCACTCACCCTGTGCTGGAAACTGAAGGAAATTTATCTAAAAATGAAGTGGAGAATCCAGTATCATCTTTGGATAATTACCTGCAGAGTTTATATCAGATCCTTTCAATGTTTAATCCCAATTCCTATGAAAATTACTCTGAAATTCGAGAGATTTTTGGCAGATTGCTGGAACTATCTGGGGGAGAAATACCTAAACTTAACAGGAAATCATTGCTATCTGCTCTTATTGGGGGACAAGAAAATTATTTGGTGCTGGAGTTTCTCAAGTTGGAATATGAGATTTATGTAAAGACCAATGGTTTTCCACCCAATATTCGTGATGATGATGCCACAGAAGAGACCAAAGTTATGCTGAAGGTTTCGAAAGAAAAGGATGTGAGGGAAAGAATGCATCGTATGTTTTTACGGTGTTACATCAATAAAGAGCATTTTCTTTATACTGTTGTG aACACAGCAATTCTGTTGATAAAGCATGGGCTATTTGAGGACTTAAGTCAGCTGCTAGCATCAGCCAAGTTCGATCACTTGAGACCATTTCTGCTTCTCCATGGATGGTCTTATTGTCATTCCTGTGCCCAAGCGAAACTCTTGCTGGACACTCTGAAAACTGAACAG TGGAAAAGTTCCCACCCTGTGCTGGAGAGTGCATGTGGAAAGCTGTCCTACCAGATTGACCTCATCCAGTGGTGTCTGGACTGGACAAA GCCACTGTTGCCTGTTTCTGAGAAAGGTCAAGCAAGTTCCAATCAGCGAGCAGCAGACATGTTTACAGGGCTGGAAAACCACTCAGTATTGTACGTACTGCATCAATCAACTCGTCTCGCTACACTCGATCAACAAGAGGTCCTGAACCTGCTACATAAAAGTCCTCTTCAGAACAACCCTG ATTCAAACAAAGCTCCAAAGGCAGTGAGGTTTGAGAGAGACAAGGTAATGGATGAAGTTCACATAGAGAGACGGAGAGACATTTCAATCTACACAGGTTACTGTGCAATCAAAAATGTATTGgatgcaatttatttttgtgCTGAGTGTGTTCACGAAAAACTGGTAAATCCTGTACAAGAATCCAATTCTGTAACTCCCTTGGAACACATGATTTCTATCATGCTGTCTTCTGGTGAATCTGGACTCTCTGACATAGGTTACAATTTCCAGGAAGAATACTCCAAAAATGTGACAGAAAAACTCAATGGTGTCAAAGTCTCCTTAAGTAAATTACAACCTCTTACTTTCAGGACAGAGATTTtagaaaacatattttctttgctttttctTTCCCATGAGGACATTCAGGAGTCATCAGCTATTTTTGATTCTGACAGTGATATGGAAGATGATGAACGAAGGAGAGGCGATACAATTGTTGGTCATGCAAGTCTGAGTCAGAGTTTATTGTCGGAGGGAAGCACTTCCTCCCCATCTTATAGTGTAGATGAGAGGACCATGAGTGAGGAAGTGATAGAGGAGGCCAGCTCGAGTTATACTGGGGGCTACGATGAACCGTTTGTGGAGGTTGTCTCAGAGGTCAAATCGAAGAGACTGGAAAGATCAGCTAGTCAAGACAGAAGTAGTAGAAGTGCTTATCTAGAGAGACTTAacagtttaaaagaaaaattagcCCAACAAAAAGGAGGGTCTGGGAATGGAAGTACTATAAGTACTGGGAGTACCAGTAACTGTCAGAAATTAGGCTTTCTCTGTAATGAATATTTAGTAAGGGACATTCTTTTAATGTTGAAGGAATGCTTGGTTGACCTGACTTCTGCACGGTTTCAATTACTGGGCAAAGAAAAAGAGACTTTGGGAAAATCTGTAAAGGCAGTCATTGACGTTAGACTTGAGGAGCCTCTTTCTCGTCTTGTTCAGTCAAGCGTGGATAAGGATGCCCTTCAGAGACATGTGACCCAGCTTCAGCAGTTTGTAAGTGAGGCTCAGTGGAGATTTCAGTTGGTGTGTCATGAAAATATTCCTCAAACCCCAGGGATGGTGCTGGCCAAGCCAATCTCTTTTTCTCTTGAGGAAAATGATGAAGAAATGGCTTTTTCACTACAGCAGAAAAATGGACCGACTAAGCGAAACAGGAAGATCTCATCCTCTTCAAAAG ATGCCAAAGATGAAGATAGTAAGACTTGGAGAAAACCCAAAAGGAAGAGACAAAAATCTGGACAGAGAATACGAAAGTGTCTGGTTCCACAGGGAATTATATCTACCATGCTCTCCTCCCCTGAAACCCTCCTCAACATGTGTATCCGCAAACAGAACTTTAATCATGCTGCGGAGGTCATCAAG CTGTTAAGACTTGATGATACTCCTCAAGCCAAGGAAGTAAAGTTTGCGGAAATGTTCTCCAAGAGCTCCAAAAAACTCCAGCAGCTTCCGTCTGGGCAAACTCAGGCTTTCAAACCCGGGAAAATGTCCATGAAAGGTTTGGCATCAGTAGCGGCTGCAGGGGTAGCAACAGTTTCTGTGAACAGTGTCGCAGAGGAAATTCTGTCCGAGAAAAACATTCCCATGATCCCAAGTCCGAGGTCAAGACATgtcgttcctgtgaaatatgCAGAGTACTTTGACCAAAATAACGTTTTTatgatgattttatttgacATGTTGTGTACCTCTTGCAAGTCTTGGGAAACTTGCAACAGTCTGATTGACATAATCAAAACGAAGATGGAGGTCAAACCATCGAAATCTTCAACTCACAGTGGAGATGACAAAAAGAAGACGGACAGCAGAATTCAGTGGATTTCTAGTCTGGTGGACAAGTTTGATTCTTTGCTCCAGTTGGCAGGAGATATAGACCTGACAGCACCAGCTTCACAGAAAGATGTCCTCACTGTGTTATACAAACACAGCATTCAGACTTTCCTGCAGACAGCAACACTGCCCCTTTTAAAGGATGACTGTTTATCTTATGCCAATTTGTTAATAGAAATGAAGAAAGTTATAGAAAGAACAGAACATGCATTTCAGCTGCATGGCAAAATGCCTTTGGAAGGATACATTCACAAATCTCCGAAGGCTAGTCCAGGATTCAGTCCTTCCAAAGTCAGCCCCAGGGGTAGCCCTCACAGCAGTCCCAGACCTTCCCCTAAAACAGAGGACCCCACACAGACAGATAAACCGGTCCTTCACAATGCAATGAAACTCTTGATTCATGTGATGCAGAGAGAGGTTCCCAAGGGAGGAGTGTGTACCTTACTGACTGG TTCACCTCCATCTGTGACTGGAAGTAGGGATTATTTACAGAACTTGTATGATCACCTAAAAGGCCTAGCTTTTGTTGTTGCTGAAACAGAGGCGAAATCTAGTG aTTCCATGATAACACCCAAAAATTACTTTCACATGTTGTCAGAGGGACCAATAGAGACTTTGGGGAGATTAATGTTTTCTCTGAGAATTTTCCCAGAAAA GTTGGAGAAAGTGGCCAAGAAATTAAGTTTAAGCCTGACCCAGATCATTGTCCAGAGCTGTTGCACCAACATTCCAAGTAAACTCCCACTAAAACAAG aaataaGTGATGATATTTCTGAGGAAGTACTAGAAAAAAGGGTAAACGTGTCATCAGAGAGTCCAGAAACAGTTGTCCGAAATATTCTAACTCATTTAGTGCACCTCATGAAAGACGTCTCGGCAAAGAATAACCCAAAGTGTGTGTTTGACATTTCCTGTGCCAAAATATTGGTAAGGCGTCTGGAATACAAGGAGCTTATGGCAGGAATTGAGGCCTTCAGAGATCTTGATTTAAACTTGTTGAAGTCCAGGAATGAAAAACTGTGTTTCCATGGCAACTTGCAAAATCTTATGTTTCTTCATATGTGTTTGGATGATATTGACAAAGCTACCTCTAATACAAACGATCTCAGTAACAAAATTTTTGGTGAGGTGTGTGAAATGGAGAAAATTTTACGCATGAATCTTTTCAGTTATACCATTGGGCAGCTGGGAAAAGTAAG CTTGTTCGATTTAAAGTTTGTTCTAAATCGGTTGGGTCTTCCACCCCCAGTAGAATTTGGCAACATATTGAGACGTCATATGTCTG atctgGATAAATGTGACCCTTGGACTGGGTTTGCCTTACAGCCGGAGCCCCGCCTTCTCTTTGTGACCACTTCCTGTGCTGAGTCCTCTCCTCCTCTACAG ATTCTAAACCCAGAGCTAGTGAAAAGTCAGCTGCAGTCTGCCATGAAAGAGTATCTTATCCATTGGGTCCAGATTGACAAGGCTAATAATACA ATCACCCTCCCCGAGCTTCTGATGTGGTACAGACAGGACTTTAGCAGTGAACAGGAGATATTCACAGCAGAACACGAGGGGATCCTCCATGTGGTAGAGGGGAACACCACAGGGTCAACACAGGCAGCCCTCAAAGAAATGTTACAGATGGACAAGGTTCATGGTTACTCAGAGAGCATAG ATACAACGGGGAGGAAAGAACTTCCCTTTAAAGTCCGGACTGCCAAATTTAAGAACCACTTTTTGGTTAAATTTGACAAGGAGTCCAGTACTTTGACTTCTACTTCCTCAACACCTACAATGGCTGCTCTCAAAACACATAGACGAGTGTCTTCCCTTCCAAAGAATATGGATCTGTCATTTGAACACAGTGGTGAAAACAAAAAAGACAGCTCTATGAAGTATCAGTTAACTCCCGTAACATTGGAATACATTAAGGATGAGAGCCCCCTGGTGGCCACCTTAGTTAGTCTGGTGTGTATGGATGAGCTGGACGACATCGAAGAACATCTGAATGTTGACTACTTCACAGGAAGTCTTCGGAGTCGATCCTCCTCAGAGATGAGTCTGGTGGACATTAAGAGCTATAGATATCAAAAACTGACTCGAGACTATCCCATACTTAAGGGCCACATTCTAAGCTTTGTGATTCCTGTGGCTGGGGCAGAAGATCCGGAAATTTTGGGAAGTGCAGACCCCATtctaaaattcatttctaaCAATATATCAGACAGAGTGAAAGTGTGTATGCTTAATTTACATACCAGCAAGGAGTATCAAGTCACTTTAATGAAGCTGTTGGAGGATCTGACTAGAGAGGGAAAATGGTGGAATGTGATGTCACTCCTGGAGAGTATACCTATCATGGTTACTAGGCAACATCCTGACCTCTGTGTCCTTCATGATTTTGCCTTGACCTGTTGTGTGACAGGCTTGGTCAGAGAAACCCAGTCCTTAACCAGATCTCAGATAGAGAAATCAGTCAGCTGTTTGCACAAATTTTTGGACAAGGAATTATTTGTACATTTGTTGATGTCGGTGTACAAGAAGTTGCCCTTAGAAGAGAGTTGTGAACTTTTTGACCTGGCCTACTATACACATTTACATGAATCTCTGCATTCAGCAGTGAGCACAAAAATCAAGGAGTTGCAAATGTTTCTCAGA GTAACGGAGTGTGCCAAAACTCTACAGTTCAAGCTTTCCAGTGGAACTTCCTTTGAGAAACTGGAAAAGGAGGATATTGAGGGTTTGGGGCAGTTGTCAGAGTGGAGAAATGTCCAGGATCCATCACAGGCCAGTAGTGTATTGTCTGTGTTACTCAGAACAGGGGACTACGAGACAGCCAAGCACTGGTGTGCTTATGTCAGCTTTCCACAGCAAAAGTCTTTG GATGTCATAGAACATCAACTGTTCACACTTCTGGAAAACTCCAAGTCTAATTCAACAAAGTCATTTATG ATATTAGAGGAATTAAAACAGACCAATGAGAAGGACTGTTGCAGAATCTGTGAGAGTTTGCTGGAGAAATTGACCAGTCAGAAGGACTGTTTGTTTGTGGTGACTTACATGATAGAGCATCTGACTGGAGTGTTGACAGAGGAAAGAGTGGATGTGCTCCATCAGACACAAATCGGCTGTGAG ATGTTGCTTTGCATGCCAGAGTCGTTTGTTTGTGACTATCGCCCTCTAGTGTCAGAACCAAAACTGATGTTAGAACAGCTGCTGATGAACATGAAG GTTGAGCTAGCTAGTCAGGCTTTTCAGAAAGTCCAATACAAACTGGAGAAACTGAGAAGTTCTGCTCAAAGGTTCACACAGCAAGATTTTAACAAGCTGATAGCTGAATATGCAACAAAGGCCCTGGAATTTATTGTCATACAGTATGCAGAACTCG ACAAAGATCGCTCGCAGTCTCAGCAATCGAATGCCTCGGATGGCTCCTCGGATAAGCTGGAGGGAACAACAGACAAATCGCCTACAAAGAGAACCAGTTTATCGGAGTCTGTCAGAATCAGAAGGAGCATTGATTACACAG CTATATTAGTTAAATATTCCACTAAAG GTTTTAACAGACATCCTCTCAGTCAAAGTCCTAGCATAGGTTCTGTTGTCAAGAGCAACAAAGTTAATAAGTTTGTGATGCCAGCTGAGCCCCCACCCAGAGAAAAATGGCAGCCTGACAATGCCACACAAACATGCATGGTCTGTCGAGTCGAGAGATTTAGTATG TTCAACAGGCGGCATCACTGTCGTAGATGTGGCAGAGTTGTCTGCTCTTCCTGTTCAACAAAAACCTCATTGGTCAATGGTTTGGAGGTTAGGACATGTGATGACTGCTACGCTCAGTTATTCAATTCAAG AAAACCAGACGTTGAGATTTACCAGCAGTCCTCTGACAACTTGTCTGGTTCCAGTCTCACATCACGGACATTCGGTCCAAGCTTTGCCACAATCCCAGAGCATGGGGAATCCATGAACCTTGCTGATGCTTTGCATCATTCAGAGCTGATATGGAAGCTGAAATCAAATGACCCTGTGCATAATAAGATGGTTCGAGAGGATTTCTATTTTGAACAA GCTCCTAGTACCTCACTGTGTCTGTCTCTGCTGGGTCTACACAGTAAGCCTCACAAATGTGGACAGCTGATGCTAGATCTGTGTGACAATCTGTCCCATTACCTGAAACCCATTGCCCCCGGGGTTCCCAACCCAGAGGTCGACTATGGTCTGGTTCTCAG catgATGAAAACTTTACTGATGCATTCCAAAATGCAGTACATCAACATAGGAGACCCCCAGGGGCTGGTACGGTGTGAGACTTATCAGAGTCACCTTGATCTGCTGGGGATACTGGTCGAGGACAACTACACGGACCTCCCCACTCTACAGGAGCTCACCAAGAAAGACTACGTCAC GCGGATGAGAGATAAGCTGATTCAGGTGGAGCGGCTCCAGTTAGCAGTGGAAGTATCCACTAAATGTGGACTGGACCCAGCTGGGGTGTGGGCAGCCTGGGGAATGAACTGCCTCATTAATGGAGACTTCCCACAGGCCAGGGAAAAATTCAATCGATGTCTGAAG CCATTGTCTGACCGCAATCAAGTGATATATCCTCCCAAACTCCTAGCAGATGTGATTGACTTTCTAGAATCTACCCCATCAGCTGTTACTAAGCAT TTACAGCTGATGAAAACCAAAAGAGGAACGTGGCAGGATTTGTTAGCAGATCCGTTATTG GTTACTGAGGAAGGTGATCCAAACTCCATACAATATGTAGAATGTCATTATTACCTCAAAACTTACGCTAGTTTCTACACCATCATTGACTTTCACCGCAGAAATGGAAGATGGATGAAAGCAGTGCAGTTTATACTAGATCAG AAATGTTCCAAGGAAGTATTTGTGGAATCTTTGTTGATCCCTGCGCTCAAGGTTGGAGAACTTGGAAAGTTGACCGACCAGATGGTAATGTTGGATCCTTCCCTAGAGAAATGGAATCCCTATCTGACAGCCACCTGTCGACATCTGGTCAAGAACCGCCTGTATCATGTTCTGTATGAATTCCAAATATTCATGAAG gattTCATTCGAGCTGCCATGACCTGCATCAACTATTTCTATCAGGGTGGTGCTAACAGTTACCTGGATCTATACACCAGAATCAGCTACCTCCACACCGCCCTCAGACACATGCAGTCTTACCTCGACCCCTCGGAGTGGGGCAGTGTCAAGCGGCCCACCATGTCAGAGGAGTCCAACTTCAGTACCTCAGGTCAAAGTTCAGACCCTGTCAGACTGACCCAGTCTCCAGAGGACGTGTCAAG AAACATAAGGACTGTGTCAATACAGATAGAAATAACAAAGTACCTGTACAAGTGCCTTACCAATCCTGACCCTGAGGTTACCATGCCTACCCCGGTCTCTGACAGCAAGAGACCGTACCTGCCCACCATGTTTGGTAACACCAAGACAAGGACTGATCTCGTCAACATG GTTCTCCTAAGTGGAAATGACATTGCAACAGCTTTTGAACTGTCCTACAAAATAATTAAG GAATATAAACTAGGCGGCACTGCAATCTTCACTCACGTTGCAAGAGAGATGGCCAAAGCTCGAAGGTTTGCTTATGTTAGATCGCTGCTGGACTCCATTGCAAAGGTTGGCTTTGGTGACAATGACACAGTGGATGAAATTGTCGGGGCCTGTATACTTGTCATCTCCAACAATCCATCAGAG ACAAAAGAAGCAGAAAACCTCatcaaattattgaaaaagGATTCAAATAAA ATCAATGCCTATATACTTTGTGGAAAGTTAAGGTCGGCCTACTTGATGGCAGTGAAATCTGAACGTGTGGAAGATGTCCAGAGAATATGTGGCGCCGCTCAGCGAATGGGACAGACTGCGGTCAAAAACATCTGTGACAAGTGGTTACAGCAAAGGGGAAAACCATGA